The sequence AAGAACAATCTCGTCACCCTCTTTTGCATCAATAAGCGGAACTTCAAGGACATCACCCTCAGTTACCTTATACTGGAAACCGGCCTGTTCCACGATTGAAAACATTATTATCTCCTTATATCCATGATTTTCCGCTTGAAAATAGATCAATCCATCAATGAAAAGCAATTTTTTTTATAAAAACACCGGAAAACCACTCCGTGCCAAACCTTGAAGGAAAAAATACCCCCATACCTTTTGGTTTTACTGCTCAAAACGTATTTTACACGGCAAAATAAATCGAAAATGTACTATACAAAAGGATTAGACCATGTCTCAAAAAATTGCAGTAGCGATTATCGGTTACGGAAATGTTGGACGCGGCGTACAGACCGCCCTCAAACAGAACCCTGATATGGAACTTATGGGGATATTCTCCCGATCTCCTGAGCGGGTAAAACAGGATGTTCAGGATGTGCCCGTATATTCTGTGGACGATTTGCAGGCCTTACAGAAATGCTCCGTGGCAATACTCTGTGGAGGATCAAAAAACGACCTTCCCGTACAGGGGCCCCATTTCGCCGCTCACATAAGTACTGTGGACAGCTATGACAACCACAGCTGTATCCCTGAGTATTTTAATAAAATGAACCCGATTGCCCGGGATAACAAAACTGTTTCTGTTATTTCTACCGGATGGGATCCAGGAACCTTTTCCTTAGAACGAGTCTTAGGCAACGCCTTTCTTCCCGGAACAAAAACATACGGATTTTACGGTGTCTCGGAAAAGGGCGGACTCAGCATGGGGCACTCTGATGCACTCCGCACCATAGAAGGAGTAGCCGATGCACGACAATATACCCATGCGATCCCTGAAGCCATTGAGCGGGTACGCCGTGGAGAAAACCCTGATCTAAAACCGGAAGAAATGCATTGGCGGGAATGCTACGTTGTATTAGAAGATGGTGCAGATGCAGAAAAGATTGAAAAAGAGATTACAACCATGCCGGCCTATTTTGCGCCATACAAAACAGAAGTCCACTTTATATCTGCCGAAGAGCTCAAAGAAAACCACGCAGGGTTTCCCCATGGAGGAATGGTTATCGGTTCGGGATCTCTGGGCGGCACGAATCGCGGTACAATTGAATATCACAATACGTGGGACAGCAACCCCGCTGCCACGGCAAATATTCTCGTGGCCCACGCACGAGCCGCGCATCGCCTGCGGGAAGAGGAAAAATTTGGTGCGTATACGATTGTTGATATTCCTCCAGCCTATTTTTCCCCAAAAAGCCACGACGAACTTCTCGCAGAATTTCTCTAGGGAGGAGCTGTGAAAACTACCACAATTGGCCCAAATAGGCTCCCCGTAGAAGCGGTGCAAAATTGTCTCCGTCGTGGGAAAACCCCATTCTACCTGTACGATCAAGGACTTATTCGGAAACGATGCCGCCTGCTTCAGGAGATGCCCAACGCCTTTGGTGTATTTCCCCGCTACGCCATGAAGGCAAACTCAACTCGGGCTATTCTGCAAGAAAT comes from Chitinivibrio alkaliphilus ACht1 and encodes:
- a CDS encoding diaminopimelate dehydrogenase — its product is MSQKIAVAIIGYGNVGRGVQTALKQNPDMELMGIFSRSPERVKQDVQDVPVYSVDDLQALQKCSVAILCGGSKNDLPVQGPHFAAHISTVDSYDNHSCIPEYFNKMNPIARDNKTVSVISTGWDPGTFSLERVLGNAFLPGTKTYGFYGVSEKGGLSMGHSDALRTIEGVADARQYTHAIPEAIERVRRGENPDLKPEEMHWRECYVVLEDGADAEKIEKEITTMPAYFAPYKTEVHFISAEELKENHAGFPHGGMVIGSGSLGGTNRGTIEYHNTWDSNPAATANILVAHARAAHRLREEEKFGAYTIVDIPPAYFSPKSHDELLAEFL